The DNA region ATCGGATTTGGATCTTGAAAATGTATGGGTGCGTACAGCTAAAGAAGGTGCGAAGTTTCGTCTTGGCATGGTTTATGTCACTCAAGAGGTTAGCAGCATTCAAAAGAACATTCTCAAAAACACAGCAAACTGGTTTATTGGACACTTGAATAACACCGACGAAACAGCAGAACTTCGTAAGTTTTATGATTTCTCGGACTTTGAGAAATCAATTCTCCGAGCTCAGGATAGGGGATTTCTGCGGGTCAAAACCCTCAGTAACCTTTTTATTGTGCCAGTGCAAATTAAAAAATTCGAGGTATAATTATGCCATACGAAGGCGAGTTCGCAAAGTACAGATCCATTCGGCGACTTGTCGAAAACGAACGCGTAAAAAATTTAGTGGAGCGTGCCAGGATTCAAGATCACTCTTCAGATGAAACTACGCCGCCGATGATAAGAACTTCAGAGATTCCCACGAGTGAGTGGCATCCGAAATGTGTTATTGCAATTGACGGAAGCCACCAAGAAACATTCGTAGAAAATGGCTATCCAGGTGCTGAAGTGGGATATGTTACGACTGCTGCTGTTGTAATGGATATAGCGAAAATTAAGGAACTTGACTCTCACAGACCCGTTAATCCCAAATTATTCCGTGAAACTGAAAAAGTGGGTTCTATTGATTCTGCCTTTCCTGGCTGCAACATTGTTATTGACTCAGATAAATCCGCTAAACACTCGTTAAGTAAAATGTTATTTGAAACCTTTGACGAAATTAAACTTTTTGAAGGTGAATCGCTTCTTGGAACATACGAAGCATTATTGGAACACAAACCTGAAGGTAAAGAACCAGATTGTCCATATTTTGAAGAAGGAGATTGTCAGGCAGATGACAAAAAATACCTACGGAAAAAAGGGACTTATCTTTGCCCATGCCCAAATAAAAATATGCTCTACTCTACTGATGCCTTGCGAGTCCATGAAAGAATGGTCCCTGATAGTGCCAATGGCGAAATGTTTGGTGAGATTATGCAAGTTTTAGAGCGTATCGTAGTTATCCATATCTTGCGAGCGTTTAAACAACAAAACGCTCTTCAGTTACTTAAAGACATAGGAATTGTAATTGATGGACAACTCGCTGTCTTTGGATCTCCAGCTTGGTTACACTCCGCAATCCGTGAAGAACTTTACCGACTCAATAAAGCTGTTAAAGATACTATAGGGCGAGATTTACTGATAATTGGTATAGAAAAATCAGGAACTTTTGTTAATCACTTTGAAAGGATTGACCAAGATAAACATGGTGGCCAAGGTAAATTTCCTCCACAAACTGTTTCTTTGCTAACTGATGAATACATCAAGAAAAACATAATATTCTCAGATAGCACGAAGCCATATGGCTTAGACACACACTTTGGTCGTAAATTGTTTTATAAAACTGCATCAGGTGCTCGCCTTGTCGCATCACTTCCCTTTTTCGACGATTCACATAGTGATATGACTCGTGCTGATCCTAACCAATATCCTCGATTGGTCGACGCACTAAGCCTAATTGATCAGCTAGTGTCCTCTCGTTATCCAAATTCCCTATCGCCGCTTATTTCAGCACACGCTGAAGCAGCAATCCCAATGAATATAGGAGCTCGTGTTTTAGAAGAAATAGCAAAGTTAATTGAAAGAGAGGAAAACCTGTGATACTTGTCGATGGTAAATTCAAGCGTAGTTTTAGCAATGCCAGGGGACGATGGGCTGCTGTTGGTCCTTATTATGCTATGTTTCCGCTTGAATTTGCCTTTGATGTTGTCAACGAATATTCCAAGCCAGGCCAACTCGTTCTTGATCCTTTCGCGGGCCGCGCCTCAAGTGTATATGCTGCAGCAACACAAGACAGAATTGGATTAGGTATTGAAATTAACCCCGTCGGATGGGTGTATGCTCAAGCCAAATTAAACCCCGCTCCTCAGCCAAATGTAGAAAAGCGTCTTAAATCACTTATCAACATGAGCATAGATTCCGTTCAACAGTTAGATGAACTTTCCGATTTTTTCAAGATGTGTTATTCAGAAGAGGTTTTAACTTTCCTACTTACTGCCCGTGATAAGTTGAAGTGGAAGGAAAATCAAGTAGACCGAACTCTCATGGCATTCCTTCTTATTCACTTACATGGAAAATTGGGCGAAGGACTGTCCAATCAAATGCGTCAAACAAAAGCAATGGGACCTAATTACTCGGTTCAATGGTGGAAAAAGCACGGATTTATTAAACCACCGGAAATAAAGCTTGAGGACTTTTTCCTCAAACGCATACGACTACGATATAGCAAAGGCACCCCGGTTGCCACACAACAAAGTACAGTGAAATTAGGAGATAGTACTCAATTACTACCAAACATAGCAAAAATGGTTGATTGTGGCAAACAACAACCTTGCTCGCTACTTTTTACATCACCACCATATCAAGGAATCACAAATTACCATGATGATCAGTGGTTAAGATTATGGCTCCTTGGTGGTGAGCCTAAACCTGGATATGGTGCAAAAAAATATAGAGATAAATTTTCATCAAAAGAATCATACCGTGAACTATTAGAATCCGTATTCAAAAGTGTGTCAAAAATTATGAGTGA from Candidatus Poribacteria bacterium includes:
- a CDS encoding DNA double-strand break repair nuclease NurA, with translation MPYEGEFAKYRSIRRLVENERVKNLVERARIQDHSSDETTPPMIRTSEIPTSEWHPKCVIAIDGSHQETFVENGYPGAEVGYVTTAAVVMDIAKIKELDSHRPVNPKLFRETEKVGSIDSAFPGCNIVIDSDKSAKHSLSKMLFETFDEIKLFEGESLLGTYEALLEHKPEGKEPDCPYFEEGDCQADDKKYLRKKGTYLCPCPNKNMLYSTDALRVHERMVPDSANGEMFGEIMQVLERIVVIHILRAFKQQNALQLLKDIGIVIDGQLAVFGSPAWLHSAIREELYRLNKAVKDTIGRDLLIIGIEKSGTFVNHFERIDQDKHGGQGKFPPQTVSLLTDEYIKKNIIFSDSTKPYGLDTHFGRKLFYKTASGARLVASLPFFDDSHSDMTRADPNQYPRLVDALSLIDQLVSSRYPNSLSPLISAHAEAAIPMNIGARVLEEIAKLIEREENL
- a CDS encoding DNA methyltransferase, giving the protein MILVDGKFKRSFSNARGRWAAVGPYYAMFPLEFAFDVVNEYSKPGQLVLDPFAGRASSVYAAATQDRIGLGIEINPVGWVYAQAKLNPAPQPNVEKRLKSLINMSIDSVQQLDELSDFFKMCYSEEVLTFLLTARDKLKWKENQVDRTLMAFLLIHLHGKLGEGLSNQMRQTKAMGPNYSVQWWKKHGFIKPPEIKLEDFFLKRIRLRYSKGTPVATQQSTVKLGDSTQLLPNIAKMVDCGKQQPCSLLFTSPPYQGITNYHDDQWLRLWLLGGEPKPGYGAKKYRDKFSSKESYRELLESVFKSVSKIMSEDSTIYVRTSAREFTFKTTIDILRKYFPSSSWKENITSEPFVRKTQTHLFGDSTEKPGEKDIILTTK